One Felis catus isolate Fca126 chromosome D1, F.catus_Fca126_mat1.0, whole genome shotgun sequence DNA segment encodes these proteins:
- the LOC101096164 gene encoding olfactory receptor 52N4-like, with protein MLMLNQTDLTPASFILNGIPGLEDMHMWISFPFCSMYAVAMVGNCGLLYLIHLEDSLHRPMYYFLAMLSLTDLFICSSTIPKALSIFWFHFKEISFDGCLVQMFFVHTFTGMESGVLMLMALDRYVAICYPLHYSTILTNPVIAKVGLATFLRGVFLIIPFTFLTKRLPYCRGNIIPHTYCDHMSVAKLSCGNIKVNVIYGLMVALLIGGFDILCITISYTMILRAVVSLSSADAQQKAFSTCTAHICAIVFSYSPAFFSFFSHRFGGHTIPPSCHIIVANIYLLLPPTMNPVVYGVKTKQIRDCVIRILSGSKNLKSHSI; from the coding sequence ATGCTAATGTTAAACCAAACAGACCTGACCCCAGCCTCATTCATTCTTAATGGGATCCCAGGACTGGAGGACATGCACATGTGGATTTCTTTCCCATTCTGCTCCATGTATGCTGTGGCAATGGTAGGGAATTGTGGGCTCCTCTACCTCATCCACTTAGAGGACTCCCTGCACAGGCCCATGTATTACTTTTTAGCCATGCTTTCCCTAACTGACCTTTTCATATGCTCTAGTACAATCCCTAAAGCCCTCAGCATATTCTGGTTCCATTTCAAGGAAATCAGCTTCGATGGATGTCTGGTCCAAATGTTCTTTGTCCACACCTTCACAGGGATGGAGTCTGGGGTGCTCATGCTTATGGCTCTGGACCGTTATGTGGCCATCTGCTACCCTCTGCACTATTCAACTATCCTCACCAATCCTGTCATTGCAAAGGTTGGGCTTGCTACTTTCCTGAGAGGGGTGTTCCTCATCATTCCCTTCACTTTCCTTACCAAGCGCCTGCCCTACTGCAGAGGGAATATAATTCCTCACACCTACTGTGACCACATGTCTGTAGCTAAGTTATCCTGTGGAAATATCAAGGTCAATGTCATCTATGGTCTGATGGTTGCCCTCCTGATTGGGGGCTTTGACATCTTGTGCATCACAATCTCCTACACCATGATCCTCCGGGCAGTGGTTAGCCTCTCTTCAGCAGATGCTCAGCAGAAGGCTTTCAGCACCTGCACTGCCCACATCTGTGCCATTGTTTTCTCCTACAGTCcagccttcttctccttcttttcccacCGCTTTGGGGGCCACacaattcctccatcttgtcatatCATTGTGGCCAATATCTATCTGCTTTTGCCTCCCACGATGAATCCCGTTGTCTATGGGGTGAAAACCAAGCAGATACGAGACTGTGTCATCAGGATCCTTTCAGGTTCTAAGAACCTCAAATCCCACAGCATATGA
- the LOC101095915 gene encoding putative olfactory receptor 52P1 yields MPRTFVQTMESPNDTNLDPSVFFLLGVPGLEQFHLWLSLPVCCLSTATVVGNITILVVVATEPALHKPVYLFLCMLSTIDLAASFSTVPKLLAILWCAAGHISASACLAQMFFIHAFCMMESTVLLAMAFDRYVAICHPLRYATILTDTIIARIGVVAMVRGSMLMLPCPFLIGRLSFCQSHVIPHTYCEHMAVVKLACGDTRPNRVYGLTAALLVIGVDLFCIGLSYVFIARSVLRLSSHEARSKALGTCGSHVCVILISYTPALFSFFTHRFGHHVPLHIHILLANVYLLFPPALNPIVYGVKTKEIREKVVRVFQRGQGIGVKVPE; encoded by the coding sequence ATGCCCAGAACTTTTGTCCAGACCATGGAGTCTCCTAATGACACTAACCTGGacccttctgttttcttcctcttgggCGTCCCAGGTCTGGAACAGTTCCACCTCTGGCTCTCACTCCCTGTGTGCTGCCTGAGCACAGCCACAGTTGTGGGCAACATCACCATCTTGGTTGTTGTTGCCACCGAGCCAGCCCTGCACAAGCCTGTGTACCTGTTCCTGTGCATGCTCTCAACCATTGACTTGGCTGCCTCCTTCTCCACAGTTCCCAAACTACTGGCCATCCTCTGGTGTGCAGCTGGACACATCTCAGCCTCTGCTTGCCTTGCACAGATGTTCTTCATTCATGCTTTCTGCATGATGGAGTCCACTGTGCTGCTGGCCATGGCCTTTGATCGCTATGTGGCCATTTGTCACCCACTCCGCTATGCCACTATTCTCACTGACACCATCATTGCCCGCATTGGAGTGGTAGCTATGGTGCGGGGCTCCATGCTCATGCTCCCATGTCCCTTCCTCATTGGGCGTTTGAGCTTCTGCCAAAGCCATGTCATTCCACATACATACTGTGAACACATGGCTGTTGTGAAGCTAGCATGTGGAGACACCAGGCCTAACCGTGTGTATGGGCTGACAGCAGCACTTTTGGTCATTGGAGTTGACTTGTTCTGCATTGGTCTCTCCTATGTCTTTATTGCAAGATCTGTCCTTCGTCTCTCATCCCATGAAGCTCGGTCCAAGGCCCTGGGGACTTGTGGTTCCCATGTCTGTGTCATCCTAATCTCTTATACACCagccctcttctccttctttacCCATCGCTTTGGCCACCACGTTCCACTCCATATTCACATTCTTTTGGCCAATGTCTATCTACTCTTCCCACCTGCTCTTAACCCTATAGTATATGGAGTTAAGACCAAAGAAATCCGGGAAAAGGTTGTCAGAGTGTTTCAAAGGGGTCAGGGAATTGGGGTCAAGGTACCTGAGTGA